The Paenibacillus sp. FSL H7-0357 nucleotide sequence AGACATGAGCAAAGAAATCGTACCGGCGGGACAGTCGATTAGCATAGCGATCCTGTTTATTATCGGCAGTTCACTGTTCATGGGAGTCTCGGGGCAATCCGGCAACAGCAGCTGGATCGGGCTGATTTTTGCCATTGTGCTCGCGGTTCCGCTCATGCTCCTCTACGCGAGGCTCCATGCGCTGTTTCCGGGCAAGGATCTGTATGATATGCTGCATGCGGTGTTCGGCCCTATTCTCGGGAGGCTGTTCTCCTGCCTGTATATCTGGTATTCATTGCATCTGGGATCGCTTGTGCTGCGGAATTTCGGGGAATTCAGCAAGACGGTAGCCTTAACCGCGACACCGATGTTTGCACCGATGCTGATCATCGGCCTCCTCTGCATTTGGGTAGTGAACGCGGGACTTGAGGTGCTTGGGAGAAGCGCCAAATTTCTGCTGCTGTTTACAATATTGGCGACTGCCTTAGCACAGCTGCTTTCCATTCCCAAGTATGAGTTCCATTATTTGAAACCGCTGCTGGAAAGCGGCTGGGGACCTGTCTTTACGGATGCAATAGGCTCCTTTACCTTTCCGTTTGGCGAAATTGTTGTTTTTCTCGGCGCGTTTAGTGTGCTCCCGAAGAAAGGTTCAGCGTTTCGGGTGCTGCTCAGCAGCCTGCTGATTGCAGGAATCATTATGATCTTCGTTACCTTGCGGAATTTGCTGGTGCTGGGTCCTGAAATTTTATCCAGCCTGTATTTTCCCTCCTATGTCGCGGTGAGCAGAATTAATGTGGGGGATTTTCTCACCAGAATCGAAGGTTCCTCCTCCATTACTTTTGTAACCGCGCTGTTTATTAAAACGAGTTTATGTCTGTATGTAACCAGTAATGGAGTAGCTAAAGTGTTCAAGCTGAAGAGCTACCGTTCCGTTGTGATGCAGATGGGCCTGATCATGGTCTACATGTCTGTCTTTATCTACAAGGATATTCTTCAAATGCAATACTTTGCCTATCATATCTACAAAATTTATGCCCTGCCGTTTCAGGTGGCCATTCCGCTGCTCTTATGGATTGTTGCCGAGTTTATGTCCAGAAAAGCGAGCCGCAGGCAGACAGCCCCGCAGCCGTAGTGCCGGATCTGAGAAGCTTAAACTCCACCACCTCCCGGGCCAGGCTTTTTTTTGTGATTTCCCAGCT carries:
- a CDS encoding GerAB/ArcD/ProY family transporter, yielding MSKEIVPAGQSISIAILFIIGSSLFMGVSGQSGNSSWIGLIFAIVLAVPLMLLYARLHALFPGKDLYDMLHAVFGPILGRLFSCLYIWYSLHLGSLVLRNFGEFSKTVALTATPMFAPMLIIGLLCIWVVNAGLEVLGRSAKFLLLFTILATALAQLLSIPKYEFHYLKPLLESGWGPVFTDAIGSFTFPFGEIVVFLGAFSVLPKKGSAFRVLLSSLLIAGIIMIFVTLRNLLVLGPEILSSLYFPSYVAVSRINVGDFLTRIEGSSSITFVTALFIKTSLCLYVTSNGVAKVFKLKSYRSVVMQMGLIMVYMSVFIYKDILQMQYFAYHIYKIYALPFQVAIPLLLWIVAEFMSRKASRRQTAPQP